One part of the Vibrio hyugaensis genome encodes these proteins:
- the fruB gene encoding fused PTS fructose transporter subunit IIA/HPr protein, whose protein sequence is MLKLSKNDITLSQSATDKFEAIKSIAKSLTDKGLVEQGYVEGMLNRENQNSTFLGNGIAIPHGTTDTRSMVKTTGVAVHHFPEGVEWGDGNTVYVAIGIAAKSDEHLGILKQLTKVLGADGVEERLRDAKNEDDIIALLHGDVQLEADFDASLIQLLFPASDMIQMSAVAGGLLKNTGCAGTEFVADLVTKTPTHLGQGLWLVGSDKQVTRTGVSFVSTANDCEFEGEKVRALVAFAACNNAHQSILSTISKLVFNNEHNKLLDASAEQILALFKGEEMATEAAEDGNTAIFKIKNAHGLHARPGAMLVAEAKKFESTIRVANLDGDGKAVNAKSLMKVIALGVKHGHQLQFSAEGPDAAQALESIGKAIASGLGEG, encoded by the coding sequence ATGCTTAAGCTAAGTAAGAACGACATTACCCTATCTCAATCCGCTACAGATAAGTTTGAAGCGATCAAAAGCATCGCGAAAAGCCTGACAGACAAAGGTCTGGTTGAACAAGGCTATGTAGAAGGCATGCTAAACCGTGAAAACCAGAACTCTACGTTTCTAGGTAACGGTATCGCGATTCCACACGGCACGACTGACACGCGCTCAATGGTGAAAACCACCGGCGTTGCTGTTCACCACTTCCCAGAAGGCGTTGAATGGGGTGATGGCAACACAGTTTACGTTGCTATTGGTATTGCTGCGAAATCAGACGAGCACTTGGGCATTCTTAAGCAGCTAACAAAAGTACTGGGTGCGGATGGCGTTGAAGAGCGTCTGCGTGATGCGAAAAACGAAGACGACATTATTGCCCTGCTTCATGGCGACGTTCAGCTAGAAGCGGATTTCGATGCTTCTCTCATTCAACTGCTATTCCCAGCAAGCGACATGATTCAAATGAGCGCGGTTGCTGGCGGCCTACTTAAAAACACAGGTTGTGCAGGTACAGAGTTCGTTGCAGACCTAGTAACAAAAACACCAACGCACCTTGGTCAAGGTCTATGGCTTGTTGGTAGTGATAAACAAGTAACTCGCACTGGTGTTTCTTTTGTATCAACAGCAAATGATTGTGAATTCGAAGGTGAGAAAGTGCGTGCTCTAGTTGCATTTGCAGCTTGCAACAACGCTCACCAATCTATCCTAAGCACGATTTCAAAGCTTGTGTTTAACAACGAACACAACAAGTTACTTGATGCTTCTGCTGAACAGATCCTTGCACTGTTCAAAGGCGAAGAAATGGCAACTGAAGCGGCTGAAGATGGCAACACGGCAATCTTCAAAATCAAAAACGCCCACGGCCTACACGCTCGTCCAGGCGCAATGCTAGTAGCAGAAGCGAAGAAGTTCGAATCTACCATTCGTGTGGCAAACCTAGATGGCGACGGCAAAGCAGTGAACGCGAAGAGCCTAATGAAAGTTATCGCGCTGGGTGTGAAACACGGTCACCAGCTTCAATTCTCTGCTGAAGGTCCAGATGCTGCACAAGCACTTGAGTCAATCGGCAAAGCAATCGCATCTGGTCTTGGCGAAGGTTAA
- the cra gene encoding catabolite repressor/activator codes for MTLDEIAKLAGVSKTTASYVINGKAQKYRISEKTQKKVMAVVEQYNYKPDHAASSLRAGNSRSFGLIIPDLENTSYARLAKLIEQNSRKAGYQILIGCSDDDPQTEQKVAEALVSRRIDALFVASSMPAASEYYLKLQNSGTPVIALDRPMDDEHFCCVISEDFDAAFELTESVLSSEIDSIGLIGALEELQVSKERELGFRSACQQGSTGVLVGYGQHFSREEGKKVLEGWIEKGKLPDAVVTMSYTLLEGVLDVMLEKPELMGKVRLATFGDNRLLDFLAIKINSLPQQFELIADSAMELALNASAKRYKAGVELIPRKIVKRHTDAKA; via the coding sequence ATGACACTGGATGAAATAGCAAAATTAGCTGGGGTTTCGAAGACCACAGCAAGCTATGTGATTAACGGAAAAGCGCAGAAATACCGCATCAGCGAAAAGACTCAAAAGAAAGTCATGGCGGTGGTTGAGCAGTACAATTACAAACCGGATCACGCAGCATCTTCTTTAAGAGCGGGCAACTCACGTTCGTTTGGTTTGATCATTCCAGATTTAGAGAACACCAGTTACGCACGTTTAGCAAAACTGATTGAGCAGAACTCGCGTAAAGCGGGCTATCAAATTTTGATTGGTTGTTCTGATGATGATCCGCAAACGGAGCAAAAGGTTGCAGAGGCGCTCGTGAGTCGTCGTATTGATGCGCTATTCGTCGCGAGCAGTATGCCAGCAGCGAGCGAGTATTACCTCAAACTACAAAACTCCGGTACGCCAGTTATTGCGCTTGACCGCCCTATGGATGATGAGCACTTCTGTTGTGTGATCAGTGAAGATTTCGATGCGGCGTTTGAGCTAACCGAATCGGTCTTGTCTTCAGAGATTGATTCGATTGGTTTGATTGGTGCGTTAGAAGAACTGCAAGTCTCTAAAGAGCGTGAACTTGGTTTCCGTTCGGCTTGTCAGCAAGGTAGCACTGGTGTTTTGGTTGGCTATGGTCAGCACTTCTCCCGTGAAGAAGGCAAGAAGGTGCTCGAAGGTTGGATCGAAAAGGGCAAGCTGCCAGATGCGGTGGTGACCATGTCTTACACCTTATTAGAAGGCGTGTTGGATGTGATGTTAGAAAAGCCAGAGTTGATGGGCAAAGTACGTTTGGCCACCTTCGGTGATAACCGCTTGCTCGACTTTCTTGCAATCAAAATCAACTCACTTCCACAGCAGTTTGAGCTGATTGCCGACAGCGCAATGGAGTTGGCGCTTAATGCCTCAGCTAAACGCTATAAAGCAGGTGTAGAGTTGATTCCGCGTAAGATTGTAAAGCGCCACACCGACGCTAAAGCTTAA
- a CDS encoding endonuclease/exonuclease/phosphatase family protein, whose amino-acid sequence MSKTSQITFATANLFNFIAPPNAYYDFENIYSTEQWQDKLAWTKSQIEQLNPDIIGLQEVFSIEETKNFFAEIGYEHFACVDTPHVEGDYIYSRPVVAVASRFPIEHYEAVTFDKETLAAFGDLTAPPFSRKPVRASIVHPVIGHITVYVTHLKSQRPADTEAPEQASRPIARWLSTQQRGWEAAMLRDAMQKHYASSPMPTVLMGDMNQPITDASVNKALVEQYGDSVTDLQLNDGWELHVTPSLDSRPATHYHFAKGNVLDYILLSQEFDAHADISIAEVTNYQVLDAHLINPSFERDKNASDHAFVALTVEIKL is encoded by the coding sequence TTGTCTAAAACGAGCCAAATCACCTTCGCAACCGCGAATCTATTTAACTTTATCGCCCCACCCAATGCCTATTATGATTTCGAGAACATCTACTCGACAGAACAATGGCAAGACAAGCTCGCTTGGACAAAATCACAAATCGAACAGCTCAATCCTGACATCATCGGCTTGCAAGAAGTGTTCAGCATTGAAGAAACCAAAAACTTCTTTGCTGAGATCGGTTACGAACACTTTGCCTGTGTCGATACGCCACATGTCGAAGGCGATTATATCTACTCGCGTCCTGTTGTCGCCGTCGCTTCGCGTTTTCCGATTGAACATTATGAAGCAGTTACGTTCGACAAAGAAACACTCGCTGCCTTTGGCGACCTCACCGCGCCCCCTTTCAGTCGAAAACCGGTTAGAGCGAGCATTGTGCATCCCGTTATCGGCCACATTACGGTTTATGTGACGCATTTAAAATCTCAACGCCCTGCGGACACAGAAGCCCCCGAACAGGCAAGCAGACCAATAGCCCGTTGGCTCTCAACTCAACAACGTGGCTGGGAAGCGGCAATGTTGCGTGATGCCATGCAAAAGCACTATGCGAGTAGCCCGATGCCAACGGTATTAATGGGCGACATGAACCAACCCATCACTGATGCCAGTGTGAACAAGGCGTTGGTTGAACAATATGGTGATAGCGTCACTGATTTACAGCTCAATGACGGATGGGAATTGCACGTAACGCCCTCACTAGATTCACGGCCAGCAACGCACTACCACTTTGCGAAAGGAAACGTGTTGGATTACATCTTGTTGTCGCAAGAGTTTGATGCGCACGCCGATATATCAATAGCAGAAGTCACGAACTACCAAGTGCTGGATGCGCACTTAATCAATCCGTCTTTTGAGAGAGATAAAAACGCCAGCGACCACGCATTTGTGGCGCTGACGGTTGAAATTAAGCTTTAG